From a single Clostridium isatidis genomic region:
- a CDS encoding energy-coupling factor ABC transporter permease — protein sequence MHMVNNLISPAVAGLMYSCSTAVAGYSIKKIKLENSPERTAMMGAAGAFVFAAQMVNFTIPGTGSSGHLCGGILLAALLGPYAAFLTMAGILLVQALLFADGGILALGCNIWNIAFYSCIVGGLFIWKPIMKGGVSKKRIIIASIIASIISLQLGAFSVALEALASGNSQLPFVDFISVIQPIHLAIGLVEGFITAGVLSFVYEARAELIWGGKREEEKKAKLSFNKLIAALSATAILTAGALSLAGSEYPDGLEWSISKITGSIEIESSSEFYKKLDSFQKAIAILPDYSLKNSDTAFGTSLSGIFGGAVVALSLIGGSSLINNSKKDSLIAG from the coding sequence ATGCATATGGTAAATAACCTTATTAGTCCAGCAGTCGCAGGGCTAATGTATTCCTGTTCTACGGCGGTAGCAGGATATTCAATAAAAAAGATTAAATTAGAAAATAGTCCAGAAAGGACTGCAATGATGGGAGCTGCTGGAGCCTTTGTTTTTGCAGCCCAAATGGTTAATTTTACAATCCCAGGAACAGGTTCTTCAGGCCACCTTTGCGGAGGAATATTACTAGCTGCCTTATTAGGACCTTATGCGGCTTTCTTAACCATGGCTGGAATATTACTAGTACAAGCTTTGCTCTTTGCAGATGGGGGAATTTTAGCCTTAGGCTGTAATATATGGAATATTGCCTTTTATAGCTGTATTGTTGGAGGACTTTTCATATGGAAGCCTATTATGAAGGGGGGAGTATCAAAGAAGAGGATTATTATAGCATCTATTATAGCTTCAATAATAAGCTTACAGCTTGGAGCCTTCTCTGTAGCTCTTGAAGCCTTAGCTTCAGGAAATTCTCAATTACCTTTTGTTGATTTTATATCCGTAATTCAGCCTATTCATTTGGCAATTGGCCTAGTAGAAGGCTTTATAACTGCGGGAGTGCTTTCCTTTGTATATGAAGCAAGAGCAGAATTAATCTGGGGAGGAAAGAGAGAGGAAGAAAAAAAGGCTAAGTTATCCTTTAATAAACTAATTGCTGCTCTTTCAGCAACAGCAATATTAACTGCAGGAGCTCTTTCTTTAGCAGGCTCTGAATATCCAGATGGTCTTGAATGGTCCATAAGTAAAATTACTGGCTCTATAGAAATAGAAAGTTCTAGCGAGTTTTATAAAAAACTTGATAGCTTCCAAAAAGCTATTGCAATTCTGCCAGACTATTCTTTAAAAAATTCTGATACTGCTTTTGGAACATCTTTATCAGGGATTTTTGGAGGAGCTGTAGTTGCCCTATCTTTAATTGGAGGATCTTCTTTAATTAATAATTCTAAAAAAGACAGCTTAATAGCAGGATAA
- a CDS encoding DUF5692 family protein — protein sequence MFTFNYEAGASFASVWFVWIAVFLSLFLLNEISRRSKICGFICFVILPTVLSVLWFTVLKDKTYTDWFHLAKVYSSTAGCIGFWCIRYLKGGRRKIFLAFPPLILAINILEAVIRDIEIGLKYTGGGILTDGNMYVLGGSWNYMNALAGILNIITISGWVGICIRKKTAKDKSQDMLWPDMLWFWILAYDLWNFAYTYNCLPGHSWYCGFALLLAPTLCAFTVGKGAWLQHRAHTLALWCMFAQTFPSFIDEGKFAVASSYSESWLFIISLLALIANVAVTIYMLYKIKKTKRNPYLEELYVDLKQYKEIKSMSI from the coding sequence ATGTTTACTTTTAATTATGAAGCAGGAGCTAGCTTTGCTTCTGTATGGTTTGTTTGGATAGCAGTATTTCTAAGTTTATTTTTATTAAATGAAATATCAAGGCGGTCTAAAATTTGCGGCTTTATTTGTTTTGTTATTCTGCCAACAGTCCTTTCAGTTTTATGGTTTACAGTCTTAAAGGATAAGACTTATACAGATTGGTTCCATTTAGCAAAGGTATATTCCTCAACAGCAGGCTGTATTGGCTTTTGGTGCATAAGGTATTTAAAAGGGGGAAGAAGAAAAATTTTCCTTGCCTTTCCTCCATTGATTTTAGCAATTAATATTCTTGAAGCAGTAATTCGTGATATTGAAATCGGCCTTAAATATACTGGAGGCGGAATTCTTACAGATGGAAATATGTATGTATTGGGAGGGTCATGGAATTATATGAATGCCTTGGCTGGTATCTTAAATATTATAACTATAAGCGGCTGGGTAGGAATTTGTATTCGTAAAAAGACAGCTAAGGATAAGAGTCAAGACATGCTTTGGCCAGATATGCTATGGTTTTGGATTTTAGCCTATGACCTATGGAATTTTGCCTATACCTATAACTGCCTTCCTGGTCATTCCTGGTATTGCGGTTTTGCCTTACTTCTTGCTCCAACTTTATGTGCCTTCACTGTTGGAAAGGGAGCCTGGCTTCAACATAGGGCCCATACTCTAGCACTATGGTGCATGTTTGCCCAAACCTTTCCATCCTTTATTGATGAAGGTAAATTTGCAGTAGCATCAAGTTATAGTGAAAGCTGGTTATTTATTATAAGTTTATTAGCTCTTATTGCTAATGTAGCTGTAACTATTTATATGCTATATAAGATCAAGAAAACAAAGCGCAATCCATATTTAGAAGAATTGTATGTTGACTTAAAACAATATAAGGAAATAAAGAGTATGTCTATTTAA
- a CDS encoding hydrogenase maturation nickel metallochaperone HypA, with product MHEIGVLFEVVKTVEKFARENDVKKIETLVLQIGELSSVVPRYMKNLYPAAIEGSILEDSKLEIQVLPANALCKDCNKVFALIKNKGICPKCNSKNYEILGGREFFIKEIVCY from the coding sequence ATGCATGAAATAGGTGTTTTATTTGAGGTGGTTAAAACTGTAGAAAAGTTTGCAAGGGAAAATGATGTAAAGAAAATTGAAACTCTAGTCTTACAGATAGGGGAACTCTCCTCTGTAGTTCCTAGATATATGAAAAATCTATATCCAGCAGCAATAGAAGGAAGCATCTTAGAAGATTCAAAACTAGAAATACAAGTACTGCCTGCCAACGCCTTATGTAAAGATTGTAATAAGGTTTTTGCTTTAATTAAGAACAAAGGAATATGCCCCAAATGTAATAGTAAAAACTATGAAATACTAGGGGGCAGGGAGTTTTTTATTAAGGAAATTGTCTGTTATTAA
- a CDS encoding FAD-dependent oxidoreductase, producing the protein MVKEKVLDLANHISRKKRGSKNEIKATDPEYLILEPVVTDEMAEVALCMKIREKTTAKELAPKCGKSVEETERLLYQLAEVGVCFVNNINGVDTFWYDTWVPGIMEMMVNNKKNVEKYPQIAEAFEAYGRVRGPKSAGAFPVGVGLMRVIPIEKAIDGETRRASYEEVSKYLNDNTIFSVSDCSCRVSRRVMGEGCGHLAEDMCIQMGHAAEYYIRTGRGRQISREEAFEIIRRAEENGLMHQIPNLDGSGKTHAICNCCGCSCLSLRSAGMFKNSDMVRSNYVSSVNKDKCVACGECVAVCPVNALKLGPKLCEINPPEEKEYETPRDTEWGPDKWNSDYRINRENVTERGTSPCKTECPAHIAVQGYIKLASQGRYREALELIKKENPFPAVCGRICPRKCESACTRGDIDDPIAIDEIKKFIAEQDLNAEHRFIPKIKNNYNKKIAVVGSGAAGLSCAYYLAVEGYKVTVFEKERVLGGMLTLGIPSFRLEKNVVEAEINILKELGVEFKTGIEVGKDLRLQDLREEGYEAFYIAIGAQAGRKLGIEGEEAEGVISGIDFLRKVNLGEKLELKEDVVVIGGGNVAIDVARTAVRAGGKKISIYCLEKPEEMPALEEEIEESLSEGIIINNSWGPKRIITEDGKVKGIEFKKCLSVFDENNKFNPKYDEEETITVKADTIILSVGQAIDWGGLLEGSKIELNPNNTVKADSFTYQTEEKDVFVGGDVFTGPKFAIDAIAAGKEGAISIHRFVHPGQSLVIGRDRRKYKAFDKENILLEGYDNIPRQRTNHVDGKKARESFKDLRLTFTEEQLKKETERCLSCGATVVDEFLCVGCGACTTRCKFDAISLVRKYDAEGVAFEDLKPVVIKNVIKRKGRIVLKKAKKVLKRSR; encoded by the coding sequence ATGGTAAAAGAAAAGGTGCTGGATCTGGCTAATCATATAAGCAGAAAGAAGCGTGGCTCAAAAAATGAAATAAAGGCAACAGATCCAGAATATTTAATTTTGGAACCGGTTGTAACTGATGAAATGGCAGAAGTTGCTCTTTGCATGAAGATAAGAGAAAAAACTACTGCAAAGGAACTTGCTCCAAAATGCGGCAAATCAGTAGAAGAAACAGAGAGACTTCTATACCAATTAGCAGAGGTAGGAGTATGTTTTGTTAACAATATAAATGGAGTTGATACTTTCTGGTATGACACTTGGGTTCCAGGCATTATGGAAATGATGGTTAATAACAAAAAGAATGTTGAAAAATACCCTCAAATTGCAGAGGCCTTTGAAGCTTATGGAAGGGTAAGGGGACCTAAGTCAGCAGGAGCCTTTCCAGTAGGAGTGGGCTTAATGAGAGTTATTCCTATAGAAAAGGCAATTGATGGAGAAACAAGAAGGGCTTCCTATGAGGAAGTTTCAAAATACCTTAACGACAATACTATCTTTAGTGTTTCAGACTGTTCTTGCCGTGTATCAAGAAGGGTAATGGGAGAAGGCTGCGGCCACTTGGCAGAAGACATGTGCATTCAAATGGGACATGCTGCTGAGTATTATATTAGAACAGGCAGAGGCCGTCAAATAAGCAGGGAAGAAGCCTTTGAAATAATAAGAAGGGCTGAAGAAAATGGGCTTATGCATCAAATACCAAACCTTGATGGTTCAGGCAAAACCCATGCTATTTGTAACTGCTGCGGCTGTTCCTGCCTTTCCTTAAGATCTGCTGGAATGTTTAAAAATTCTGATATGGTCCGCTCAAATTATGTTTCTTCAGTCAATAAGGATAAATGCGTTGCCTGTGGAGAATGTGTGGCAGTATGTCCAGTTAATGCCCTAAAGTTAGGACCAAAATTATGTGAAATTAATCCTCCTGAGGAAAAGGAATATGAAACTCCAAGGGATACAGAATGGGGACCTGATAAGTGGAATTCAGACTATAGAATTAATAGGGAAAATGTAACTGAGAGGGGAACAAGTCCTTGTAAGACAGAATGCCCTGCCCATATAGCAGTTCAAGGGTATATAAAATTAGCTTCCCAGGGAAGATATAGGGAGGCCTTAGAATTAATTAAAAAGGAAAATCCTTTCCCAGCAGTCTGTGGAAGGATATGCCCAAGAAAATGCGAATCAGCCTGCACTAGGGGAGATATAGATGACCCTATTGCCATAGATGAAATAAAGAAATTTATTGCAGAACAGGACTTAAATGCAGAACACAGATTTATTCCTAAGATAAAAAATAACTATAATAAAAAAATTGCAGTAGTAGGTTCTGGAGCAGCAGGCCTTTCCTGTGCTTATTACTTGGCTGTTGAGGGCTATAAGGTAACAGTATTTGAAAAGGAAAGGGTCTTAGGGGGTATGCTTACCTTAGGAATTCCGTCCTTTAGATTAGAAAAAAATGTAGTTGAGGCTGAAATTAATATCCTAAAAGAATTGGGAGTTGAATTTAAAACAGGAATTGAAGTTGGTAAGGATTTAAGATTGCAAGATTTAAGAGAGGAAGGCTATGAAGCCTTTTATATAGCAATTGGTGCTCAGGCAGGAAGGAAGCTTGGAATAGAGGGAGAAGAGGCAGAAGGAGTTATTTCAGGAATTGATTTCTTGCGAAAGGTTAATTTAGGGGAAAAGCTAGAGCTTAAGGAAGATGTAGTTGTAATAGGAGGAGGCAATGTTGCCATAGATGTAGCAAGAACAGCAGTAAGGGCTGGAGGAAAGAAGATTAGCATCTACTGCTTAGAAAAGCCAGAAGAAATGCCAGCTTTAGAGGAAGAGATTGAAGAAAGTTTATCTGAAGGAATTATAATAAACAACTCCTGGGGACCAAAGAGAATAATAACAGAAGATGGAAAGGTAAAAGGAATAGAATTTAAAAAGTGCCTTTCAGTCTTTGATGAAAATAATAAATTTAATCCAAAATATGATGAGGAAGAAACTATAACAGTTAAGGCTGATACAATAATTCTTTCTGTTGGACAAGCTATTGACTGGGGCGGTCTCCTTGAAGGCAGCAAGATAGAATTAAATCCTAATAATACAGTAAAGGCAGATTCCTTTACTTATCAGACTGAGGAAAAGGATGTTTTTGTAGGAGGAGATGTATTTACAGGGCCTAAATTTGCTATTGATGCCATAGCGGCAGGAAAGGAAGGGGCAATTTCCATTCATCGCTTTGTTCATCCAGGTCAAAGCCTAGTAATAGGCCGTGACAGAAGGAAATATAAGGCCTTTGATAAGGAGAATATTCTTCTTGAAGGCTATGATAATATTCCAAGGCAGAGGACAAATCATGTAGATGGTAAAAAGGCAAGGGAAAGCTTTAAGGACTTAAGACTAACCTTTACAGAAGAACAGCTTAAAAAGGAAACAGAGCGCTGCCTAAGCTGTGGAGCAACGGTTGTTGATGAATTCTTATGTGTAGGCTGTGGTGCCTGCACAACAAGATGTAAATTTGATGCCATTTCTCTCGTTAGAAAATATGATGCAGAAGGGGTTGCCTTTGAAGATCTAAAGCCAGTAGTTATTAAAAATGTTATTAAGCGTAAGGGAAGAATTGTCCTTAAAAAGGCTAAGAAAGTATTAAAGAGGAGCAGATAG
- the hypB gene encoding hydrogenase nickel incorporation protein HypB, with the protein MAEFRVLEIKQSVFEDNNRQADLLREELKKEKTFLLNVMSSPGSGKTTTLTKTINNLKKDIRIGVMEADIDSDVDAHTISETGVKVIQLHTGGMCHLDADMTRQGLTALGTEDIDLAILENVGNLVCPAEFDTGASKSIMILSVPEGDDKPLKYPLMFSVVDLVLINKIDVLNYFDFDLEACKERIKKLNPKAEIIPISARTGEGIDKFSDWLRREIKNWNEG; encoded by the coding sequence ATGGCGGAATTTAGGGTACTTGAGATAAAGCAAAGTGTTTTTGAAGATAACAATAGGCAGGCAGATTTACTTAGGGAGGAATTAAAAAAGGAAAAAACTTTCTTGCTAAATGTGATGTCCTCACCTGGTTCAGGAAAGACCACAACTTTGACTAAAACAATAAATAACTTAAAAAAGGATATAAGAATTGGAGTAATGGAAGCAGATATAGATTCAGATGTTGATGCTCATACAATTTCTGAAACTGGTGTTAAAGTCATTCAGCTGCATACTGGAGGAATGTGCCATCTTGATGCAGATATGACAAGACAGGGACTTACAGCTCTAGGAACTGAAGATATTGACTTAGCAATCTTAGAAAACGTAGGAAACTTAGTATGTCCTGCAGAATTTGATACTGGAGCCTCAAAAAGCATAATGATTTTAAGTGTTCCAGAAGGCGATGACAAGCCTTTAAAGTATCCTTTAATGTTTTCTGTTGTAGACCTTGTATTAATTAATAAGATTGATGTTTTAAATTATTTTGACTTTGACCTAGAAGCCTGCAAAGAACGTATTAAGAAGTTAAATCCAAAGGCAGAAATAATTCCTATATCAGCAAGGACGGGAGAAGGAATAGATAAGTTTTCAGACTGGCTTCGCAGGGAAATTAAAAATTGGAATGAAGGCTAA
- a CDS encoding sensor histidine kinase, with translation MKNKRLKKMLISSAMDIIYALLLTLVTLIFTKNILNYLYKYTASTLVWYIWDFWRTIKYTLFNGIFAYIMIFLVFISFYLLITYRRTKSLVDIIDQTEIMADGDLDRLIEVDINNDMKILADNINSISRKLKERTIEERIAQKTKNDLITNVSHDLRTPLTSIMGYLEIIDKDKYEDEVRLRYYASIAYEKAKSLSLLINDLFELTKMQNNSIKLNKSIINLVELVGQVTAYFEYQFKKADMEARINFSEDKLIVKGDGEKLVRVFENLLSNAIKYGQEGYYVDIVTRAEEDMAVVQVINYGEAIPSVDLPYIFDRFYRIEKSRNSNKGGSGLGLAITKNIVELHGGKISAYSDDDKTVFEVKLPMEE, from the coding sequence TTGAAAAATAAAAGATTAAAAAAGATGCTTATATCCTCAGCAATGGATATAATTTATGCCCTATTATTAACCCTAGTAACTCTCATATTTACAAAAAATATATTAAATTATTTATATAAATATACAGCCTCTACATTGGTCTGGTATATTTGGGATTTTTGGCGTACCATTAAATATACTCTTTTTAATGGAATTTTTGCTTATATAATGATTTTTTTAGTATTTATTTCTTTTTATCTATTAATAACTTATAGAAGAACCAAAAGTCTGGTAGATATAATAGATCAAACAGAAATAATGGCCGATGGTGATTTAGACAGGTTAATAGAAGTTGATATAAATAATGATATGAAAATTTTAGCTGATAATATTAACAGTATTTCAAGAAAGCTTAAGGAGAGAACAATAGAAGAAAGAATAGCTCAAAAAACAAAAAATGATTTAATAACCAATGTTTCTCATGACTTAAGAACTCCACTAACCTCAATAATGGGCTATTTAGAAATTATAGATAAGGATAAATATGAAGATGAAGTACGTCTTAGATACTATGCAAGTATTGCCTATGAAAAAGCAAAGAGCCTAAGCCTGCTTATTAATGATTTATTTGAGCTTACCAAAATGCAGAATAACAGCATTAAATTAAATAAAAGCATTATTAATTTAGTTGAATTAGTAGGGCAGGTAACTGCTTATTTTGAATATCAATTTAAAAAGGCAGATATGGAGGCAAGGATAAATTTTTCAGAGGATAAATTAATTGTAAAGGGAGATGGAGAAAAATTAGTTCGTGTCTTTGAAAATCTCCTTTCCAATGCAATTAAGTATGGTCAAGAAGGCTATTATGTAGATATAGTTACAAGGGCAGAAGAGGATATGGCAGTAGTTCAGGTAATAAATTATGGTGAAGCAATACCTTCAGTAGATCTGCCTTACATATTTGATAGATTTTATAGAATAGAAAAATCAAGAAACAGCAATAAGGGTGGATCAGGCCTAGGCTTAGCAATAACTAAAAATATTGTTGAGCTTCATGGTGGAAAAATATCTGCCTATAGTGATGATGATAAGACTGTATTTGAAGTTAAATTGCCAATGGAAGAATAA
- a CDS encoding response regulator transcription factor — protein sequence MKNKILVVDDEKEIRDLLEINLLNEGYDVIKAKNGEEALEILEKEEIHLMVLDIMMPGMDGLEVCRRVRGKYNIPILMLSAKAEDMDKIQGIMTGADDYVCKPFNHLELIVRVRALIRRTYFLNNSMQASDNIIRIESMVIDKMQHKVTIDDKEIGLTAREFEILYLLASNRGRVFTTEEIFEKVWKEKYYQSNNTVMVHISRLRDKLEQHMEGNKIIHTVWGVGYKIEK from the coding sequence ATGAAAAATAAGATTTTAGTGGTAGATGATGAAAAGGAAATTAGAGATCTATTAGAGATAAATCTTTTAAATGAAGGCTATGATGTAATTAAAGCGAAAAATGGAGAAGAAGCCTTAGAAATATTAGAAAAGGAAGAAATCCATTTAATGGTTCTAGATATTATGATGCCAGGGATGGACGGTTTAGAAGTCTGCAGAAGGGTAAGGGGGAAATATAATATTCCAATTCTTATGCTGAGTGCAAAGGCAGAGGATATGGATAAAATTCAGGGAATAATGACAGGAGCAGATGATTATGTCTGCAAGCCCTTTAATCATTTAGAACTTATAGTCAGGGTAAGGGCCTTAATTAGAAGAACCTACTTTTTGAATAATAGCATGCAGGCTTCAGATAATATAATTAGGATAGAATCAATGGTCATAGATAAAATGCAGCACAAGGTAACAATAGATGATAAGGAGATAGGCCTAACTGCAAGGGAATTTGAAATCCTATATTTACTTGCAAGCAATAGGGGCAGGGTTTTTACAACAGAAGAAATCTTTGAAAAAGTATGGAAGGAAAAATATTATCAATCAAATAATACAGTAATGGTCCATATAAGCAGATTAAGGGACAAATTAGAACAACATATGGAAGGCAACAAAATAATTCATACAGTTTGGGGAGTTGGATATAAAATTGAAAAATAA
- a CDS encoding M15 family metallopeptidase has protein sequence MKRKIRKIIILIIIAVIFYFILNNIIPLNKGTELYDGIVKVNNSNEYTKEELEKEVNLVLVNKNYGLSKDYKPKELVIPDILFTSDISREEKHVDKRIVEDLENLINSARKEGIILLGNSGYRSYETQNKIYKKRVKSEGEEMAEAYVAKPGFSEHQTGLAIDITNEENFLTQGSREAIWLEENCHKFGFIIRYPYGKEDITGIAYEPWHIRYVGKEAAKYIYENNITLEEYLGL, from the coding sequence ATGAAAAGGAAAATAAGAAAAATAATTATACTTATTATAATAGCTGTTATTTTTTACTTTATATTAAATAATATAATTCCCTTAAATAAGGGGACAGAGCTTTATGATGGCATAGTTAAGGTAAATAATTCTAATGAATATACAAAGGAAGAACTAGAAAAGGAAGTAAATTTAGTATTAGTTAATAAAAACTATGGATTAAGTAAAGACTATAAACCAAAAGAGTTAGTTATACCAGATATTTTATTTACAAGTGATATAAGCCGAGAAGAAAAACATGTGGATAAAAGGATTGTAGAAGACTTAGAAAATTTAATAAATTCAGCTAGAAAAGAAGGTATAATATTATTAGGAAACTCTGGATACAGATCCTATGAAACTCAAAATAAAATTTATAAAAAAAGAGTTAAATCAGAAGGAGAAGAAATGGCAGAAGCCTATGTAGCAAAGCCAGGCTTTAGTGAGCATCAAACAGGCTTAGCCATTGATATCACCAATGAAGAAAATTTTTTAACTCAGGGTTCAAGGGAAGCAATTTGGCTTGAAGAAAATTGTCATAAGTTTGGATTTATTATAAGATATCCTTATGGAAAGGAAGATATTACAGGAATAGCCTATGAGCCTTGGCATATTAGGTATGTTGGTAAGGAAGCAGCTAAATATATATATGAGAATAATATCACCTTAGAAGAATATTTAGGCCTTTAG
- a CDS encoding methyl-accepting chemotaxis protein has protein sequence MISKFKNIKLSKGVFFISLLAVVFAVVIGFVGDFTISQINENIKVMYTESVDPLSIGVGIRGEFANMRIEAHKEMYKHDTSYNAGIAKHNENIQKYLQKFNSAFKDSEDLKDINDFKANYEEYLKYWDKIDKDLAAGKEVSEEDYNNLAAVAVKAEEALFKLKTYNVEKASSLYIESDSLYTRSRVTFLAIIGAIILVFSLFSYQFIRIIKLASKDMHDKLEVLATGDFTVDLETKDNNEFALLKRSLSKTIKEISAVIRKVKEVSDDIDLKAETLASTAEEMSVSSGNVSIAIEEVTKGTTSQSEDLIEITTVVANFGEQINEIIELIQGVEKSSETVGTMASDSNRSMQALVDAINQIRESFKGVIIQFNNLGEKINNISEMTDLINKIAEQTNLLALNASIEAARAGEQGRGFAVVAEEIRKLAEQSKTSSDNISALVSDTEKSKDSMIEKTKVMSNELNEQITVVNNAINSFERIVASINDIVPKIQLVNSSANFIGSNKEFILNNIEQASATSEEISASAEEIMASSEEMAAATEEVAATAQELSNMTKGLRNRINKFKL, from the coding sequence ATGATTAGTAAATTTAAAAATATAAAGTTATCAAAAGGTGTTTTTTTTATATCATTATTAGCAGTTGTATTTGCAGTTGTTATAGGTTTTGTAGGAGATTTTACCATAAGTCAAATTAATGAAAATATAAAGGTTATGTATACTGAAAGTGTAGATCCTTTGTCAATTGGAGTAGGTATTAGGGGCGAATTCGCCAATATGAGAATTGAAGCCCATAAGGAAATGTATAAGCATGATACTAGTTACAATGCCGGCATAGCTAAGCATAATGAAAATATTCAAAAATACCTTCAGAAATTTAATAGTGCCTTTAAGGATAGTGAAGATTTAAAAGATATAAATGATTTTAAGGCAAATTATGAAGAATACTTAAAGTATTGGGATAAGATAGACAAAGATTTAGCTGCTGGAAAAGAGGTTTCTGAAGAAGATTATAATAATCTGGCAGCGGTTGCAGTAAAGGCAGAAGAAGCCTTATTTAAATTAAAGACTTATAATGTTGAAAAGGCATCAAGCCTTTATATTGAAAGTGATAGTCTTTATACTAGATCAAGAGTAACTTTTTTAGCTATAATAGGAGCAATAATTCTTGTATTTTCTTTATTCTCTTATCAATTTATTAGAATAATTAAACTTGCTTCAAAAGATATGCATGATAAATTAGAAGTTTTAGCAACAGGAGACTTTACAGTTGATTTAGAAACAAAGGACAATAATGAATTTGCTTTATTGAAGAGAAGTTTATCAAAAACAATAAAGGAAATATCAGCCGTTATAAGAAAGGTTAAAGAAGTTTCAGATGATATAGATCTTAAGGCAGAAACTTTAGCAAGTACAGCAGAAGAAATGTCAGTATCTTCAGGAAATGTTTCAATTGCAATAGAAGAAGTAACAAAAGGTACAACCTCCCAAAGTGAAGATTTAATAGAAATAACTACTGTAGTTGCTAATTTTGGAGAACAAATTAATGAAATTATTGAATTAATTCAAGGAGTTGAAAAATCTTCAGAAACTGTTGGAACTATGGCATCTGATAGTAATAGGAGCATGCAGGCATTAGTAGATGCAATAAATCAAATAAGGGAATCCTTTAAGGGAGTTATTATTCAGTTTAATAACTTAGGTGAAAAGATTAATAATATAAGTGAAATGACAGATTTAATAAACAAAATTGCTGAACAAACTAATCTTCTAGCCTTAAATGCATCAATAGAAGCAGCAAGGGCAGGGGAACAAGGCAGGGGCTTTGCAGTAGTTGCAGAAGAAATAAGAAAACTAGCAGAGCAATCTAAAACTTCTTCCGATAATATATCTGCCTTAGTTAGTGATACAGAAAAGAGTAAAGATTCAATGATAGAAAAAACTAAAGTTATGAGTAATGAATTAAATGAGCAAATAACTGTAGTTAACAATGCAATAAATTCCTTTGAAAGAATTGTAGCTTCTATAAATGATATAGTACCAAAAATTCAGTTAGTAAATTCGTCTGCCAATTTCATTGGTTCAAATAAGGAATTTATATTAAATAATATTGAACAAGCCTCTGCGACATCAGAAGAAATTTCAGCCTCAGCAGAAGAAATTATGGCTTCTTCAGAAGAAATGGCTGCTGCTACAGAAGAAGTAGCTGCTACAGCCCAAGAGTTAAGCAACATGACCAAGGGTTTAAGAAATAGAATAAATAAATTTAAATTATAA